A section of the Saccharopolyspora gregorii genome encodes:
- a CDS encoding DEAD/DEAH box helicase, whose product MGLDDGPGAVRAGRAARAVLAGARSFRAAAHGLLAEPDRLREQARQQYDAFRQREAWERLRGMPVGRLRDAARTRLRLGELERAGYRTAADVAAATPELLQAVPGVGPATAQEAAAAAARLARASAQDVVLRIDPDRRDPEHAALLATVRAWELAGERISAQQQEIRRGLDALDELEPVAQRAGSRLRMWFTGAARRTTALDALARVDELLAEPGIRRIAAAQPTPDVERPDELWQDYERRAATYNTLLAELTGHAGTAAGATTGQLPPEQERQVTATGLDTGLMRVALRGYQAFGAKFALARRKSILGDEMGLGKTVEALAAMAHLTARGGTHFLVVCPAGVLINWVHETSRRSALVPHPLHGPHRDAATREWLRDGGIAVTSFDTLQRLRGVADAPLSMVVVDEAHYVKNPQAQRSRAVVSLVGRADRALLLTGTPMENRVDEFRTLVGYLQPEVAARLDARDALAPGRFRRAVAPVYLRRNQEDVLTELPELIELEDWVELTGADDTAYRNAVASGNLMAMRRTAYEQAGSAKLARLREIVEEAAQQRWKVVVFTFFRPVLAAVREAVGPAAMPKDLDGDLTDKQGLVDEFSERDGHAVLLAQIDAGGTGLNIQAANVVVLAEPQLKPSAEEQAIARCHRMGQTRKVHVHRILAKDTVDQRLRELLEGKSRLFDAYARESAAKLTDPEALNTRPLDERRLHDATVPVERRIVEVERDRLGLG is encoded by the coding sequence ATGGGGCTCGACGACGGGCCGGGTGCGGTGCGGGCGGGTCGCGCGGCGCGCGCCGTGCTGGCGGGCGCGCGGTCGTTCCGCGCCGCCGCGCACGGGCTGCTCGCCGAACCGGACCGGCTGCGCGAGCAGGCCCGGCAGCAGTACGACGCGTTCCGGCAGCGGGAGGCGTGGGAGCGGCTGCGCGGGATGCCGGTCGGCAGGCTCCGCGACGCCGCGCGGACCAGGTTGCGGCTCGGCGAGCTGGAGCGCGCCGGGTACCGCACCGCCGCCGACGTGGCCGCCGCGACCCCGGAACTGCTGCAGGCCGTGCCCGGCGTCGGCCCGGCCACCGCGCAGGAGGCCGCGGCCGCCGCCGCGCGGCTCGCGCGGGCGAGCGCGCAGGACGTGGTGCTGCGCATCGACCCGGACCGGCGCGACCCCGAGCACGCCGCGCTGCTGGCGACCGTGCGGGCCTGGGAACTCGCCGGCGAGCGGATCTCGGCGCAGCAGCAGGAGATCCGGCGCGGCCTCGACGCGCTGGACGAGCTGGAACCGGTGGCGCAGCGAGCGGGCAGCAGGCTGCGGATGTGGTTCACCGGGGCCGCCCGCCGCACCACCGCGCTCGACGCGCTGGCGCGGGTGGACGAGCTGCTCGCCGAACCCGGCATCCGGCGGATCGCCGCAGCGCAGCCGACTCCCGACGTCGAACGGCCCGATGAGCTGTGGCAGGACTACGAACGCCGCGCCGCCACCTACAACACGCTGCTCGCCGAGCTCACCGGCCACGCCGGGACCGCCGCCGGAGCCACCACCGGGCAGCTGCCGCCGGAGCAGGAGCGGCAGGTCACCGCGACCGGGCTCGACACCGGCCTGATGCGGGTCGCGCTGCGCGGCTACCAGGCGTTCGGCGCGAAGTTCGCGCTGGCGCGGCGGAAGTCGATCCTCGGCGACGAGATGGGCCTGGGCAAGACGGTGGAGGCGCTGGCCGCGATGGCGCACCTCACCGCGCGCGGCGGCACCCACTTCCTGGTGGTGTGCCCGGCCGGAGTGCTGATCAACTGGGTGCACGAGACGTCCCGGCGCAGCGCCCTCGTCCCGCACCCGCTGCACGGCCCGCACCGGGACGCCGCCACCCGCGAGTGGCTGCGCGACGGCGGGATCGCCGTCACCTCCTTCGACACCCTGCAACGGCTGCGCGGGGTGGCGGACGCGCCGCTGTCGATGGTCGTGGTGGACGAGGCGCACTACGTGAAGAACCCGCAGGCGCAGCGCTCCCGCGCGGTGGTGTCCCTGGTGGGCCGGGCGGACCGCGCGCTGCTGCTCACCGGCACCCCGATGGAGAACCGCGTCGACGAGTTCCGCACCCTCGTCGGCTACCTGCAACCGGAGGTGGCCGCGCGGCTCGACGCGCGGGACGCGCTGGCGCCGGGCCGGTTCCGGCGGGCGGTGGCACCGGTGTACCTGCGGCGCAACCAGGAGGACGTGCTCACCGAACTGCCCGAGCTCATCGAGCTGGAGGACTGGGTCGAGCTCACCGGCGCCGACGACACCGCCTACCGGAACGCGGTGGCGTCGGGGAACTTGATGGCGATGCGGCGCACCGCCTACGAGCAGGCCGGTTCGGCGAAGCTGGCGCGGCTGCGGGAGATCGTCGAGGAAGCCGCGCAGCAGCGGTGGAAGGTCGTCGTGTTCACCTTCTTCCGGCCGGTGCTCGCCGCCGTCCGCGAGGCCGTCGGGCCCGCCGCGATGCCGAAGGACCTGGACGGCGACCTCACCGACAAGCAAGGGCTCGTCGACGAGTTCTCCGAACGGGACGGGCACGCCGTGCTGCTCGCGCAGATCGACGCGGGCGGCACCGGGCTCAACATCCAGGCCGCGAACGTGGTGGTGCTCGCCGAACCGCAGCTGAAACCCAGCGCGGAGGAGCAGGCCATCGCCCGCTGCCACCGGATGGGCCAGACCCGCAAGGTCCACGTGCACCGCATCCTCGCCAAGGACACCGTGGACCAGCGGCTCCGCGAACTCCTCGAGGGCAAGTCGCGCCTGTTCGACGCCTACGCCCGGGAGAGCGCCGCGAAGCTCACCGACCCCGAGGCGCTCAACACCCGGCCTCTGGACGAACGCCGCCTGCACGACGCCACCGTCCCCGTCGAACGCCGCATCGTCGAGGTGGAACGCGACCGCCTCGGCCTCGGCTGA
- a CDS encoding SAM-dependent methyltransferase: MSAQNATLSVPEEVGLLYDRLTALDTEGTGGSLHLGFWDLDDTEVPLVEAADRLTDMMTERLRLRAGHRVLDVGCGLGQPASRIAARTGAHVTGVSISRDQISRATELAQDAGLAGQVEFQHADAMNLPFPDASFDAAIAIESIFHMPDREQVLSEIQRVLKPGGRLTLTDFFARGPIPADKQEHVDRCLRDFIMTLADGDDYLPMLRRAGLRFAELLDITEQSVRPTFQQMSAANDQLDPVFQEEADTKFSPADMVDVDEFGSVLLTAEKPA, from the coding sequence ATGTCCGCCCAGAACGCCACCCTGTCCGTCCCCGAAGAGGTCGGTCTGCTCTACGACCGCCTCACCGCGCTCGACACCGAAGGCACCGGCGGCAGCCTGCACCTAGGATTCTGGGACCTCGACGACACCGAGGTGCCGCTGGTGGAGGCCGCCGACCGGCTCACCGACATGATGACCGAGCGGTTGCGGTTGCGGGCCGGGCACCGCGTGCTCGACGTCGGCTGCGGACTCGGCCAGCCCGCGAGCCGCATCGCCGCCCGCACCGGCGCCCACGTCACCGGCGTGTCCATCAGCCGGGACCAGATCAGCCGCGCCACCGAGCTCGCGCAGGACGCCGGGCTCGCCGGCCAGGTCGAGTTCCAGCACGCCGACGCGATGAACCTGCCGTTCCCCGACGCGTCCTTCGACGCGGCCATCGCCATCGAGTCGATCTTCCACATGCCCGACCGCGAGCAGGTGCTGAGCGAGATCCAGCGCGTGCTCAAGCCCGGCGGCCGGCTCACCCTCACCGACTTCTTCGCCCGCGGCCCCATTCCCGCGGACAAGCAGGAGCACGTGGACCGCTGCCTGCGCGACTTCATCATGACCCTCGCCGACGGGGACGACTACCTGCCGATGCTGCGCCGCGCCGGGCTGCGGTTCGCCGAACTGCTCGACATCACCGAGCAGAGCGTGCGCCCCACCTTCCAGCAGATGAGCGCCGCCAACGACCAGCTCGACCCGGTTTTCCAGGAGGAGGCGGACACGAAGTTCAGCCCCGCCGACATGGTGGACGTGGACGAGTTCGGCTCGGTCCTGCTGACCGCCGAGAAGCCCGCCTGA
- a CDS encoding NADP-dependent oxidoreductase, whose translation MTAPTAGTEIRLASRPDGMPVPENFTVARADLPDVGPGQVLVRNLVLSVDPYMRGRMNNVRTYVPPFQIGKPLEGGAVGEVLVSRSPQLAAGDVVLHGLGWREYAVVGAAGATRVDTTATPPEAYLGALGMPGHAAYAGLLEAAEFRPGDTVFVSGAAGTVGSIVGQIAKLRGAAKVIGSAGGPAKVRYLTEELGFDRAFDYRDGPIWQQLVKASPDGFDVYFDNVGGDHLDAALLLARPGARFALCGAISQYNERGEVVGPRNLVQAIGKGITLRGFLVGHYEHVKDRFLAEMGGWLARGDVRCRETVVQGVENTPQAFLDMLGGKNTGKTLVRVG comes from the coding sequence ATGACCGCGCCGACCGCGGGAACCGAGATCCGGCTGGCCTCCCGGCCGGACGGGATGCCGGTCCCCGAGAACTTCACCGTCGCCCGGGCCGACCTGCCCGACGTCGGGCCCGGCCAGGTGCTGGTGCGCAACCTGGTGCTCAGCGTCGACCCGTACATGCGGGGGCGGATGAACAACGTGCGCACCTACGTGCCGCCGTTCCAGATCGGCAAACCCCTCGAAGGTGGTGCGGTCGGCGAAGTCCTCGTGTCGCGGTCCCCGCAGCTCGCGGCCGGTGACGTGGTGCTGCACGGGCTCGGCTGGCGCGAGTACGCCGTGGTCGGCGCCGCCGGCGCGACCCGGGTGGACACCACCGCCACCCCGCCCGAGGCGTACCTGGGCGCGCTCGGCATGCCCGGCCACGCCGCCTACGCCGGACTGCTCGAAGCCGCCGAGTTCCGGCCCGGCGACACGGTGTTCGTCTCCGGCGCGGCGGGCACCGTCGGCTCGATCGTCGGTCAGATCGCGAAGCTGCGCGGCGCCGCCAAGGTCATCGGCTCGGCGGGCGGCCCGGCGAAGGTGCGCTACCTGACCGAGGAACTCGGGTTCGACCGCGCCTTCGACTACCGGGACGGGCCGATCTGGCAGCAACTGGTCAAGGCCTCCCCGGACGGGTTCGACGTCTACTTCGACAACGTCGGCGGCGACCACCTGGACGCCGCCCTGCTGCTGGCGAGGCCCGGCGCCCGATTCGCGCTGTGCGGCGCCATTTCCCAGTACAACGAGCGCGGGGAGGTGGTGGGGCCGCGGAACCTGGTGCAGGCCATCGGCAAGGGCATCACGCTGCGCGGATTCCTGGTGGGCCACTACGAGCACGTCAAGGACCGGTTCCTCGCGGAGATGGGCGGCTGGCTAGCCCGCGGCGACGTGCGGTGCCGGGAGACCGTGGTGCAGGGCGTCGAGAACACCCCGCAGGCCTTCCTGGACATGCTCGGCGGGAAGAACACCGGCAAGACCCTCGTGCGCGTCGGCTGA
- a CDS encoding cytochrome P450 — protein MVEHDDTALAFPPPRRCPYRLPDEYPELRENSPVQRVLLPTGRHAWIVTRYEDVRKALIDPRLSSDRGDPDFPHMVELAKSDNDSTLSLAGMDPPVHTRARRAVVGEFTVRKTEALRPRVQQIVDEAVDAMLAGPKPADLVRALSFPVPSLVICELLGVSYADHEFFEDRTSTMLNTTEPPLARQRAFFDLQSYLDELVTAKEAEPGDDLLSRQAAKPAEERSYDHAELVDLAFLLLTAGHDTTGNMISLGSLALMQNPRLRDRVIAEPGRTLDVVDELLRYFSITDLITVRIAKDDLEIGGQPIKAGEGVFALGGSANRDPAAFERPEEIDVERGARQHVAFGYGPHQCLGQNLARMELEIVYNTLFRKIPGLRPDASLDDLPLKNDAAIFGLHALPVTW, from the coding sequence ATGGTCGAACACGACGACACCGCCTTGGCGTTCCCGCCGCCGCGGAGGTGCCCGTACCGGCTACCGGACGAGTACCCGGAGCTGCGGGAGAACTCGCCGGTGCAGCGGGTGCTGCTGCCCACCGGCAGGCACGCGTGGATCGTCACCCGCTACGAGGACGTGCGCAAGGCGCTCATCGACCCGCGGCTGAGCTCCGACCGCGGCGACCCGGACTTCCCGCACATGGTGGAGCTCGCCAAGAGCGACAACGACTCCACCCTGTCGCTGGCCGGGATGGATCCGCCGGTGCACACCCGCGCCCGCCGCGCCGTCGTCGGCGAGTTCACCGTGCGCAAGACCGAGGCGCTGCGCCCCCGCGTCCAGCAGATCGTCGACGAGGCGGTGGACGCTATGCTGGCCGGGCCGAAGCCCGCCGACCTGGTGCGCGCGCTGTCGTTCCCGGTGCCGTCGTTGGTGATCTGCGAACTGCTCGGCGTGTCCTACGCCGACCACGAGTTCTTCGAGGACCGCACCTCGACGATGCTCAACACCACCGAGCCGCCGCTGGCCCGGCAGCGCGCCTTCTTCGACCTCCAGTCCTACTTGGACGAACTGGTGACGGCGAAGGAGGCGGAGCCCGGCGACGACCTGCTCAGCCGACAGGCCGCGAAACCGGCCGAGGAGCGCTCCTACGACCACGCCGAGCTCGTGGACCTCGCGTTCCTGCTGCTGACCGCCGGGCACGACACCACCGGCAACATGATCTCGCTGGGCTCGCTGGCGCTGATGCAGAACCCGCGGCTGCGGGACCGGGTCATCGCCGAACCGGGACGCACCCTCGACGTCGTGGACGAGCTGCTGCGCTACTTCAGCATCACCGACCTGATCACGGTGCGGATCGCCAAGGACGACCTGGAGATCGGCGGCCAGCCCATCAAGGCGGGGGAGGGCGTGTTCGCGCTCGGCGGCTCCGCCAACCGCGACCCGGCCGCGTTCGAGCGCCCCGAGGAGATCGACGTGGAGCGCGGCGCCCGCCAGCACGTCGCGTTCGGCTACGGCCCGCACCAGTGCCTCGGCCAGAACCTGGCCCGGATGGAGCTGGAGATCGTCTACAACACCCTGTTCCGCAAGATCCCCGGCCTGCGCCCCGACGCCTCCCTCGACGACCTCCCCCTGAAGAACGACGCGGCCATCTTCGGCCTGCACGCCCTCCCCGTCACCTGGTGA
- a CDS encoding PfaD family polyunsaturated fatty acid/polyketide biosynthesis protein, producing the protein MRAVIFPGQGAQRRGMGAELFDAYPDAEQEASEILGRSIRRLCLEDPDKELGDTRCTQPALYVVGTLAHRRWREDGGAADRYAGHSLGEYCALHAAGAFDFATGLRLVRRRGELMAQARGGGMVAVLGLEPPRLRELLAEGGFGSLVVANDNAPAQQVVSGAVEVIGDLVPYLEAREVRCARLNVSGAFHSPLMAAAKEEFSRYLAEFRLGDPLVPVIANATALPYPPGETARLLAEQVVSPVRWTEGVRHLLDAGVTEFVELGGRVVGKLVEQIRAAPRPEPVAEPGPRPGSVAEPALRPEPASRPEPVAEAVPHPEPAPSPEPARPRAPERTAPVDGSSAPPVVPTEPPAADERATHLGSEVFRRRHGLRYAYAGGGLYRGVASPEMVVRFGRAGMLGVLGTGGLPPAEVEHGVREIQRGLPHGRAYGVNLLADHDDPAAEREQVELLLRLGVRTVEASAFVRITPALVRFRASGLRAGPDGKPLCEHRILAKVSRPEIAAEFLAPPPRSILDGLRAEGSLTDEQVRLAAQVPMSHDLTVEADSGGHTDGGIAAVLMPAMLGLRQRAVREHGYAEPICLGLAGGIGTPSAVAAAFLLGADYVLTGSINQCTAESAMSAPVKDVLQDIGVDDTGYAPAGDMFEMGAQVQVLRKGVFFPTRANKLFALHAHYDGWEQIPLRTRKLVERTYFRRSAEEVWDEVCAHLRSRGREAQIAQAEQQPKLKLARLFRWYFHYSTTLAMSGDEHDKVNRQVHTGPALGAFNDWVRGTELHPWQHRHVDEIGRLLLDGAVETIGAAVEHWQATLGPRPEPVG; encoded by the coding sequence GTGCGGGCGGTGATCTTCCCCGGGCAGGGCGCGCAGCGGCGCGGCATGGGTGCGGAGCTGTTCGACGCCTACCCGGACGCCGAGCAGGAGGCCTCCGAGATCCTCGGCCGCTCGATCCGGCGGTTGTGCCTGGAGGACCCGGACAAGGAGCTGGGCGACACCCGCTGCACGCAGCCCGCGCTGTACGTCGTCGGCACCCTGGCGCACCGGCGGTGGCGCGAGGACGGCGGCGCGGCCGACCGGTACGCCGGGCACAGCCTCGGCGAGTACTGCGCGTTGCACGCGGCGGGCGCCTTCGACTTCGCCACCGGGCTGCGGCTGGTGCGGCGCCGCGGGGAGCTGATGGCGCAGGCGCGCGGTGGCGGCATGGTCGCCGTGCTCGGGCTGGAACCGCCGCGGCTGCGGGAACTGCTCGCCGAGGGCGGGTTCGGTTCGCTGGTCGTGGCCAACGACAACGCGCCCGCGCAGCAGGTCGTCTCCGGCGCGGTCGAGGTGATCGGCGACCTGGTGCCGTACCTGGAGGCGCGCGAGGTCCGCTGCGCCCGGCTGAACGTCTCCGGCGCGTTCCACTCCCCGCTGATGGCGGCCGCGAAGGAGGAATTCTCCCGCTACCTGGCGGAATTCCGGCTCGGCGATCCGCTGGTGCCGGTGATCGCGAACGCCACCGCGCTGCCGTACCCGCCGGGGGAGACCGCGCGGCTGCTGGCCGAGCAGGTGGTCAGCCCGGTGCGGTGGACGGAAGGCGTGCGGCACCTGCTGGACGCGGGTGTCACCGAGTTCGTGGAGCTCGGCGGGCGCGTCGTCGGCAAGCTCGTCGAGCAGATTCGCGCCGCGCCGCGACCGGAGCCGGTGGCGGAACCGGGACCGCGTCCGGGATCGGTGGCCGAACCGGCGCTGCGACCAGAACCGGCATCCCGTCCGGAACCCGTGGCCGAGGCCGTGCCGCACCCGGAACCGGCCCCGAGCCCGGAACCGGCGCGGCCCCGCGCTCCGGAGCGAACCGCGCCGGTCGACGGGAGTTCCGCACCGCCGGTGGTGCCGACCGAGCCTCCCGCCGCCGACGAGCGCGCCACCCACCTCGGCAGCGAGGTGTTCCGCCGCCGCCACGGCCTGCGCTACGCCTACGCCGGTGGCGGGCTCTACCGCGGGGTCGCCTCCCCGGAGATGGTGGTGCGCTTCGGCCGTGCGGGCATGCTCGGCGTGCTCGGCACCGGTGGGCTCCCGCCCGCCGAGGTCGAGCACGGCGTCCGCGAGATCCAGCGCGGCCTGCCGCACGGCCGGGCCTACGGGGTGAACCTGCTGGCCGACCACGACGATCCCGCGGCCGAGCGCGAGCAGGTGGAGCTGCTGCTGCGGCTCGGCGTGCGCACCGTCGAGGCCTCCGCGTTCGTCCGGATCACCCCGGCGCTGGTGCGGTTCCGCGCCAGCGGGCTGCGCGCCGGTCCGGACGGGAAGCCGTTGTGCGAGCACCGGATCCTCGCGAAGGTGTCCCGTCCCGAGATCGCCGCCGAGTTCCTGGCGCCACCACCGCGGTCCATCTTGGACGGCCTGCGCGCGGAGGGCTCGCTCACCGACGAACAGGTGCGGCTGGCGGCCCAGGTGCCGATGAGCCACGACCTCACCGTCGAGGCCGACTCCGGCGGGCACACCGACGGCGGCATCGCGGCGGTGCTGATGCCCGCGATGCTGGGGCTGCGGCAGCGCGCGGTGCGCGAGCACGGCTACGCCGAACCGATCTGCCTCGGCCTCGCCGGTGGTATCGGCACGCCGTCGGCGGTGGCCGCCGCGTTCCTGCTCGGCGCCGACTACGTGCTCACCGGCTCGATCAACCAGTGCACCGCCGAATCGGCGATGAGCGCACCCGTGAAGGACGTGCTGCAGGACATCGGCGTCGACGACACCGGCTACGCCCCGGCGGGCGACATGTTCGAGATGGGCGCCCAGGTGCAGGTGCTGCGCAAGGGCGTGTTCTTCCCGACGCGGGCGAACAAGCTGTTCGCGCTGCACGCGCACTACGACGGCTGGGAGCAGATCCCGCTGCGCACCAGGAAACTCGTCGAACGCACCTACTTCCGCCGCAGCGCCGAGGAGGTGTGGGACGAGGTGTGCGCCCACCTGCGCTCCCGCGGCCGCGAAGCGCAGATCGCGCAGGCCGAGCAGCAGCCGAAGCTGAAGCTGGCGCGGCTGTTCCGCTGGTACTTCCACTACAGCACCACGCTCGCGATGAGCGGCGACGAGCACGACAAGGTCAACCGCCAGGTGCACACCGGTCCCGCGCTCGGCGCCTTCAACGACTGGGTGCGGGGCACCGAGCTGCACCCGTGGCAGCACCGGCACGTGGACGAGATCGGCCGCCTGCTGCTGGACGGTGCCGTCGAGACCATCGGCGCGGCCGTCGAGCACTGGCAGGCCACCCTGGGCCCCCGGCCCGAACCCGTCGGCTGA
- a CDS encoding FecCD family ABC transporter permease codes for MTAGRLPASAIVLAGIPALLLSIAAAVTLGPADLSVADVGSVVGHRLGLVDTEVSRIGQGIVLQLRLPRALLAAICGAGLGVCGAVLQSLLRNPLADPFLLGVSAGASTGAVSVVVLGLGAGAIGLTAGAFAGALVAFALVLLLASVAGGAAGHTVLAGVAGTQLFSALTSYIVITSADAEQTRGVLFWLLGSLSGARWNDVVLAGIVCAACLVLCLARAGALDAFAFGQDAAASLGVHVQRLRIVLLVATALLAATLVAAAGAIGFVGLVLPQAARLLVGPRHRALLPVTAVLGAVLLVWVDVLATTIAAPQEVPVGVVTALVGVPAFAVLLAKRGRVS; via the coding sequence GTGACGGCGGGGCGGCTGCCCGCCTCCGCCATCGTGCTGGCCGGGATCCCGGCGCTGCTGCTGTCGATCGCCGCCGCGGTCACCCTCGGGCCCGCGGACCTGTCGGTCGCCGACGTGGGCAGCGTGGTGGGGCACCGGCTCGGGCTGGTGGACACCGAGGTGTCCCGCATCGGGCAGGGCATCGTGCTGCAGCTGCGGTTGCCGCGGGCGCTGCTGGCGGCGATCTGCGGTGCCGGGCTGGGGGTGTGCGGGGCGGTCCTGCAGTCGCTGCTGCGGAATCCGCTCGCCGACCCGTTCCTGCTCGGGGTGTCGGCCGGGGCCTCCACGGGCGCGGTGTCGGTGGTGGTGCTGGGGCTCGGGGCCGGGGCGATCGGGTTGACCGCGGGGGCGTTCGCGGGAGCGCTGGTGGCGTTCGCGCTGGTGCTGCTGCTGGCGTCGGTCGCGGGTGGCGCCGCCGGGCACACCGTGCTGGCCGGAGTCGCGGGCACCCAGCTGTTCTCCGCGCTGACCTCCTACATCGTGATCACGTCGGCGGACGCGGAGCAGACCCGCGGGGTGCTGTTCTGGCTGCTGGGGTCGCTGTCGGGGGCGCGGTGGAACGACGTGGTGCTGGCCGGGATCGTGTGCGCGGCGTGCCTGGTGCTGTGCCTGGCCCGGGCCGGGGCGCTGGACGCGTTCGCGTTCGGCCAGGACGCGGCGGCCTCCCTCGGGGTGCACGTGCAGCGGTTGCGGATCGTGCTGCTGGTGGCGACGGCGCTGCTGGCGGCGACGCTCGTGGCCGCCGCGGGCGCGATCGGGTTCGTCGGCCTGGTGCTGCCGCAGGCGGCGCGGCTGCTGGTGGGGCCGCGGCACCGCGCGCTGCTGCCGGTGACGGCGGTGCTGGGCGCGGTGCTGCTGGTGTGGGTGGACGTGCTGGCCACCACGATCGCCGCGCCGCAGGAGGTGCCGGTCGGCGTGGTCACCGCGCTCGTCGGGGTGCCCGCGTTCGCCGTGCTGCTGGCCAAGCGGGGGAGGGTCTCGTGA
- a CDS encoding ABC transporter ATP-binding protein, with translation MSLTANDVSWSAGGALILDGVRLRVEPGRTVGLLGPNGSGKSSLLRLLAGLRRPASGTVAVGDRTTDRWPRRELARRVAVVEQQVGTDVDLTVAEVVALGRTPHRSGWGGRSAADEEIIRRALAQTGLDGLAHRRWHGLSGGERQRAQIARALAQEPVELVLDEPTNHLDIAHQLDLLALVRRLPVTSVIALHDLNLAGMFCDELAVLSGGRVVAAGTPREVLTERTIAEVYGVRCEVSEVDGHPHVRFLPELPVSG, from the coding sequence GTGAGCCTGACCGCGAACGACGTGTCCTGGTCGGCCGGGGGAGCGCTGATCCTCGACGGGGTGCGGCTGCGCGTGGAACCCGGCCGGACCGTGGGTCTGCTCGGGCCGAACGGGTCCGGGAAGTCCTCGCTGCTGCGGCTGCTCGCGGGCCTGCGCCGCCCGGCGAGCGGGACGGTGGCGGTCGGTGACCGGACCACCGACCGCTGGCCGCGCCGCGAGCTGGCCCGGCGGGTGGCGGTGGTCGAGCAGCAGGTCGGCACGGACGTGGACCTCACCGTCGCCGAGGTCGTCGCCCTCGGCCGCACCCCGCACCGCAGCGGCTGGGGCGGGCGGAGCGCGGCGGACGAGGAGATCATCCGCCGCGCCCTGGCGCAGACCGGCCTGGACGGGCTGGCGCACCGGCGCTGGCACGGGCTCTCCGGCGGGGAGCGCCAGCGCGCGCAGATCGCGCGGGCGCTGGCGCAGGAACCGGTGGAGCTGGTGCTGGACGAGCCGACGAACCACCTGGACATCGCCCACCAGCTGGACCTGCTGGCGCTGGTGCGGCGGCTGCCGGTGACCAGCGTGATCGCGCTGCACGACCTGAACCTGGCGGGGATGTTCTGCGACGAGCTGGCGGTGCTCTCCGGCGGCCGGGTGGTGGCTGCGGGCACCCCGCGGGAGGTGCTGACCGAGCGGACCATCGCCGAGGTCTACGGCGTCCGCTGCGAGGTGTCCGAAGTGGACGGCCACCCGCACGTCCGGTTCCTGCCGGAGCTGCCGGTCAGCGGATGA
- a CDS encoding ABC transporter substrate-binding protein, translated as MPFSRPRAFRAGLVALTATVLVSCAAPADDTAPVAGATTLHNCGTEVTVAEPPRRAVSLNQSTTEIMLSLGLADRMVGTATWTEPVDPPLAAANARVPKLAENTPSFESVLDTEPDIVLGAYQAMFTDERVADRERFTELGVPTYLSPSNCLPEEAPLPEPVQLADIHQEVQDIADLFGVPERGRALNEQLRGRVEAARQKVAGLDSRGETSVLFWFARTESPYVAGSTGSPAIMARELGVRNAYDDVTSMWPQVSWEDVLARDPDLLVLGDLTRDGEGDGLAAKERFLHEDPAVSRLAAVRDDHLLSMTGTELNISLRTVQGIERLADRLVELDRQR; from the coding sequence ATGCCGTTCTCGCGCCCCCGCGCGTTCCGGGCCGGACTGGTGGCGTTGACCGCGACCGTGCTGGTCTCCTGCGCCGCCCCCGCCGACGACACCGCACCCGTGGCCGGGGCGACGACGCTGCACAACTGCGGCACCGAGGTCACCGTCGCGGAACCGCCGCGCCGGGCGGTGTCGTTGAACCAGTCGACCACCGAGATCATGCTCTCGCTGGGACTGGCCGACCGGATGGTGGGCACCGCGACCTGGACGGAGCCGGTCGACCCGCCGCTGGCCGCGGCGAACGCGCGGGTGCCGAAGCTCGCCGAGAACACCCCGTCGTTCGAGTCCGTGCTGGACACCGAACCGGACATCGTGCTCGGCGCCTACCAGGCCATGTTCACCGACGAGCGCGTCGCCGACCGCGAGCGGTTCACCGAGCTCGGCGTGCCCACCTACCTGTCGCCGAGCAACTGCCTGCCGGAGGAGGCGCCGCTGCCGGAACCGGTGCAGCTGGCCGACATCCACCAGGAGGTGCAGGACATCGCCGACCTGTTCGGCGTCCCCGAGCGGGGCCGGGCGCTCAACGAGCAGCTGCGCGGCCGGGTGGAGGCGGCGCGGCAGAAGGTCGCCGGGCTGGACTCGCGCGGCGAGACCTCGGTGCTGTTCTGGTTCGCCCGCACCGAATCCCCGTACGTGGCGGGCTCCACCGGGTCTCCGGCGATCATGGCCAGGGAGCTGGGCGTGCGCAACGCCTACGACGACGTCACCTCGATGTGGCCGCAGGTGTCCTGGGAGGACGTGCTGGCCCGCGACCCGGACCTGCTGGTGCTCGGCGACCTCACCCGCGACGGCGAAGGCGACGGGCTCGCGGCGAAGGAGCGGTTCCTGCACGAGGACCCGGCGGTGTCCCGGCTCGCCGCGGTCCGCGACGACCACCTGCTGAGCATGACCGGCACCGAGCTGAACATCAGCCTCCGCACCGTGCAGGGCATCGAGCGGCTCGCGGACCGGCTCGTCGAGCTGGACCGGCAGCGGTGA